The following coding sequences lie in one Cryptococcus tetragattii IND107 chromosome 7, whole genome shotgun sequence genomic window:
- a CDS encoding transcription initiation factor IIA subunit 2: MSAGQTYYEFYRGSSIGTALTDALDELITQGDIPPQLAMRVLQQFDKSLTECLQKGVKNKTTIKGHLSTYRLCDDVWTFVVKDPQFKMEGVGAGSEMVTGSKIKIVACKSGDAADGKKAGARE; encoded by the exons ATGTCAGCTGGTCAGACATACTACGAATTTTACCGAGGATCCAG TATTGGGACAGCTCTTACGGATGCGCTTGATGAATTGATCACGCAAGGCGATATTCCCCCCCAACTGGCTATGCGGGTACTTCAGCAA TTTGACAAATCCCTGACTGAATGTCTTCAAAAAGGTGTGAAGAACAAGACCACGATCAAAGGCCATCTTTCAACTTATAGATTATGTGATGATGTGTGGACATTCGTTGTAAAGGATCCTCAATTCAAGATGGAAGGTGTTGGCGCCGG GTCTGAAATGGTCACCGGATCCAAGATCAAGATAGTAGCGTGCAAGAGCGGAGATGCTGCAGATGGCAAGAAAGCCGGTGCAAGAGAATAA